One Coffea eugenioides isolate CCC68of chromosome 2, Ceug_1.0, whole genome shotgun sequence genomic window, AATGCCATCTAAGACGCGTATTGGTTTCTGGTTTGCTACTCGACTGGacatcaagaaaacaaaagtttCTGACGAGTGAAAGGCAGGAAAATATAAAGAAAGACCATGATCAATGGTATTGACCTGATTCAATTTGAAAACGAGAATTTCTTGGAATGTCTTCTTGTACTAGTTGGATTAGGTGACTCGTATCGTATGCAGGGAAAGGAGGACTGCGTGGTTATAAGAATATTTTAAAGATTCCTCCAAATATATATATGGTGAAAGGTTATCAGAGAGGTAGAGAAAGTTACACCACAAGCCTACTGAGGCGTAGAGGAgtttgatttgaaaaatcaaaatttctaGAAGCTCCATTGTATCTTTGAGAGCAAAAATGCATGCATGTATTCGGTCAGATTTAAACAAGAAGGTCAAacttcaaaaataatttgaccTCTTCTGGTCATACGCCAGATATGGTAAATTTCCTCCAAGTTGAAACCACTATCAAGTCCCTTTCCCTTGAAATCTTGGAATCTTGCTTCTGCTTTCTCCGGTAGTCGCAGTGCAAACTTGAGGCTCTTTCATTTGTGAGACTTTTGCTTATCACTTGTGATTATGGAATTCTCTACTGAGAGGCTGTCAGAACTTGTTCCTTACTCTATGAATGAGCATATTGGATCCTTTTGGTAAATGGTTTGGTAAATCACCTTATATGGTTTTTACTTTAAGGTGCATGCTGGGTTGTATTGTTCATTTTGACGACTGCTGAAACGGCCCCTCAATTTCTGTGTCTCCTCTTGCTTTTGGTTGGCAATCACATATTGGTCTTATTTCCAGTATTCTCTATCCCATGGCCATGGTTCGAGCTTTGTTTGAAGGGACAGACTATGGTAAATAATGGTTCTgcgtaaaaaaaaaatgtgtaaaCTATAGACTACTTTCGAATTATGGGGTGTGAAAGCTGGAGATTACGGGTAATAAGCACTAGAACTCGAAACCtgagacacacacacacacacacacacacacacatgcagAAGCATCTCCattgacatttaaaaaaaaaagaagaaggcaGCATCATCCCCATAACACCTAAATTTACTAGGACTGCGACCTAAAAAGTAATCAACAAACCACCATAACATCCTAAACTAAAATACCTGAACTTACAAGTAGCAGGTTCTAAAGAACTTGTTTCACATTACCTTTCACATAGCACTCGATATCAGGCAGCATGTCTAATGACTGCTAATGCAACGGAGGCAAAACGCTTGCTGGCTGGAAATTTCTGCACGAGCGAATTGACGACTCCTCTCACAGCACCGCCTTGAACCTCCAATGCTTTTGGAAAGCCAGTACAATAGCTGGCTTTACTGTCTTTTGATGTCCAAAATGCACGAAAAGACTGGGCACCAGATGGCAAATTAAAGCACTCCCTTGGATATCGTGTGAAAAGAAAGTTCCTCATGTCATTGGGCCTACCACCACATGAACCCTTTCTTCCGTCCGAATTAACGTGCAAAAGGCAAAATGGCTCAAATCAGTTGGTTCCTTAATAGAGACGTACTCAAAAGGGGCAAAATGATATATTTCACTGCTATtgaatgagatttgatgatcTCAAGGGATGAAACCATCACCATCCCCTTCCCCTCGACAGAATACATGAAGCATACATAGCCTACATGCAACTGTGCTGCCATGCCACAACTCAAAGGTGATagataataaattcaaattcacACATGGATTCCCATAAAAACCTATGCCCAATTTACTTGCACACATGGTGGTTCGGCAATATTGATGTACACATAAAAGTCATCAATACTTCTGACAGCAATATGCCACTTAAGAGAGGTGATCGTTCTAGTTTTCCTTACATGTGTCTCAACAAAACCACACGGAAACACATAACACAGCCTTGTAAGGTGTTGCATTTGACATCCTCTTTCTGTAGCCATTTCTGCATACAGTGAAAAATTTAGACAATATGAGAAGCATCACATACTCCGGGCCTATAAACATGGTAGCGCAACATGGCAGCCTACTATTTGACTAGACTAAATAAATCAACATACCATCAACTGTTAACATACCGGAACTCGTGTGTGGATCTTGTAGTGCCTCATTCTGTTGTTCAACCTCCATCCAACTTTGAATACATGAATACAAATGTATGTTATCACAATTACGCATACTTACATCACATATGTATGTCTCAACTTTTCATTCATTCATAAACTCCAAAGGTCTTACAAAGTGTGCTATAAAAGAATTGATTCTATTTAAATGCAATTGACAAATTTTACATAGATGAGGAATGAAGCAACAGGAGCTAGGGGTGGGTAAAAAAATCCGAAAATCCGAAAAATCGAGAGATCCGATCCGATTCGCACCGAAAAATCGGATACCCGATCCGATTTCAATCAGCGGATCAGATAGGGTCGGGTACCCTAAATATTCGGATACGGATACGGATCGTGAAAGTGAAAACctgcgggtacccgacccgagggtataatatataaatattaaaaatataggGGTAATTGTATAATATTTTAAGTTATTAACCCTAAGTTCCTAAGCTAAATCAATCCATCGGTCATCCATTCAGAGTTTAGCCTCAGCTTCAGCCGACACTCTTCCGTCTTCactcatttcattttcttcttctacttctcGACCTCCTTTCTCCATCTCTTCAATTTTGTCAAGTTGAACTCAAGCCTGCAAGCCTCAGCCCTCAAGTAGATGATTCAACAGAGTGTTTCGATTTCGATTTCTCAAGCCTCAAGCAGAAGCTGTAAAACGCCGACCTTCTTTATCTGCAGGTTTGGACCTTCTTTAATTGATGGCTATCCAGCTCCTTCAGGTGATGGTGTATATTACATGTAGGTTTGGACCTTATTAAAATTTTGGTTGGAGTGATTACAGTACACTACTCCTTGCTCGATGCTAGGAGGTAGGAAATTGTTGTTACAATACCTCTTTTGGTGGCTTTCTATATTCTTGGCACTTCCACTCCTTGTGTTAATACTGCTTTGACACAATACCTCTATTTAGGTCCCTGTTATGTGTTTGGCAATTCTCCAGCTTCTCTCTGCTCCTTACACAATCAATCTGTTTTGTTAATCATTTTGGTTACGCACTTCAGGCAGTTGCTTTTGGTTTTTGATAGGGTACTCCGTGACTCTGGCCTTCCTACTTAATACTACTGTGCCATAATACAGAGTGGTCAGGGGTTGAAGTACCATTCCCTAATGATGCAattatcttttctttaatttgtttGTGTTTACTTTTGCTAGCTATCCAGTGATTACAAAATGCAAAGCATACTACAGATATGTATGCGTATCAAACCCAAACGAGCTAGTATATAACCAGAGAATGAATAATGTTTTCCCTATTGGActtgtggaattggtttataaATTGTTTTAAAGAAATTTATAGATTGAAAATAGGGGCGGGTACCCTATGACCCGCCCCTATTTTTCGGGTATCCGAGGATCGGATACCGGAAGGAGATCGGAGCAGATTAGGGTCAAAAAAATAGTGACCCGACATGTTAGGGTCGGGTCAGCCAATTACCGTTCggggcgggtacccgacccgtgcCCACTCCTAACTGGAGCAACCAAATCCTGAGTTCAAGGAACAGTAAGAACAGACCTGTCAACTGGATCATGCAGTTCAATGTCTTCTTTTAAGTTGAAACCAGCTTCTGATAGCAGCACGGAGACCTCTTTGATAACTTTTTCCTTTTGCACCTGAAAATAAACACCATATAAGGCAGTGTAAATGCAACAAACCAGAGAAGATGCAAATCTTTTTGGTTCAAGGGGAAACTCTATGCCTTgcaaaggggaaggggaaaggGAAGACGCAAATTCTAATGCACTCAAACATAACTCTAGCACAACAAGTGCAAATCATCgaccaaaaaattaattaaaaaaaaagaataaaaacttCAAGAACCTACACAAAAACCAGTGCCAGTAGATGAGAATTTTACAGACATCTTAAAGCAAGCTAAACAAAACTAAAAGGATGAAATTAAAAAGCAAACCTACATTTCCTCTCTCTGACCAAAAGTATGTTTGAAGGGCAGCACCAGCCTTCTCAAAAATTTCTAGCAGCCCAAGAGCAGACATCATAACCAACTTCCTTTGTTTGCATAGCTTTTTCAGTTCTTCTTCTAGCTTTGTCTTTCTTCCAGTTAATCTGCACTCCAGATCAATTGCTTGGGCCAATTCACTATTGACGAACTGTAGAAATGTCATGGACCTATGAGATTTCTCGCCCCTAATTCGAAAGACAATTGGGCGCATGACCTTCTCCCTTGCCAGCATTAGTA contains:
- the LOC113762537 gene encoding uncharacterized protein LOC113762537 isoform X1 — protein: MPNFGWDETDPEHQKLLPMRTVIEKLSSAASVWQWKPSESIFKLVMMLFLLKMLWQKETWGIACSLAQSSEKINEIACWYAKEGKLIELSIILMLAREKVMRPIVFRIRGEKSHRSMTFLQFVNSELAQAIDLECRLTGRKTKLEEELKKLCKQRKLVMMSALGLLEIFEKAGAALQTYFWSERGNVQKEKVIKEVSVLLSEAGFNLKEDIELHDPVDSWMEVEQQNEALQDPHTSSEMATERGCQMQHLTRLCYVFPCGFVETHGSCGGRPNDMRNFLFTRYPRECFNLPSGAQSFRAFWTSKDSKASYCTGFPKALEVQGGAVRGVVNSLVQKFPASKRFASVALAVIRHAA
- the LOC113762537 gene encoding uncharacterized protein LOC113762537 isoform X2, whose product is MMLFLLKMLWQKETWGIACSLAQSSEKINEIACWYAKEGKLIELSIILMLAREKVMRPIVFRIRGEKSHRSMTFLQFVNSELAQAIDLECRLTGRKTKLEEELKKLCKQRKLVMMSALGLLEIFEKAGAALQTYFWSERGNVQKEKVIKEVSVLLSEAGFNLKEDIELHDPVDSWMEVEQQNEALQDPHTSSEMATERGCQMQHLTRLCYVFPCGFVETHGSCGGRPNDMRNFLFTRYPRECFNLPSGAQSFRAFWTSKDSKASYCTGFPKALEVQGGAVRGVVNSLVQKFPASKRFASVALAVIRHAA